CCAACTTAAGACCTTTTGCTAAAAAATAATCTCCTGATAAAACTGCAATTTTATTTTTCCATACAGTATTTATTGAAAAATTAGACCTTCTTAATTGTGCATCGTCAACTATATCATCATGAATCAAAGTAGCCGTATGTAATAACTCAACTAGAACAGCACCGCGATAAGTCTGAGGAGAAATATTATTTATTAAACCTGCAGATAATATTGTACAAATAGGTCTAATTTTTTTGCCCGGTGACTTATTAATATAATTTGTTACCCTATGTAACAAGGTAGCCTTGGTAGATAAAGCATCTTTAAACTGCTTATCAAATAAATTTAATTCTTTTCTTATGTCTTCTAAAATATTTATCACGTCTTATTTTGAGTTGCTAATTGACCGCAAGCAGCACCAATATCTTCACCCCTACTACGTCTCAACTTAACTAATATCTTATTTTTTTCTAATAAATCCATAAATATTTTAGTAGAACTAATCGAAGATTTTTCATAAGGCAAATTAGGAACTTTATTGTACTCAATTAAATTCACTTTACTAGGTGTTTTTTTACAAAAAGCAATTAAAGCATTAGCGTCTTCAATAGAATCATTAACACCCTTCAGCAATATATATTCATAAGTAGGTTTTATTTTAGTTTTAGTATAAAAATAATTAATCGCAATCGCTAGATCTTGTAAATTATTTGACTTATTTATTTCCATAATTGAAGTTCTTTTTTTATCATTCGCTGAATGTAAAGATATTGCCAAATTGAATTGAGGATTTAAATCAGCAACTTTTTTAATTATTTTAACAATACCAGCAGTCGACACTGTAATTCGCTTAGATGATATATTAAGACCCTGTTTTGAAGTAATATGATTAATACTATGCAATACATTAGTACTATTCAAAAAAGGCTCTCCCATCCCCATATATACAATATTTGTAATTCTTTTTTTATATTTTTTTAAAGCAAATTCATTTATTAAAAAAACTTGATCGTAAATTTCTCCCGGTGATAAATTCCTATATAATTTTAATTTACCAGTGGCGCAAAATTCACAAGCTAAACTACAACCTGCCTGGGATGATATACATGCTGTATATCGGTCTCCTTGGGGAATTAAGACGCCCTCTACTATTTTATTGTTCTCAAGCTGAAATAAAAATTTTATCGTTCCATCTCGACTAATTTTATGGCTATGAAGTGTTAGGCTCTTAATACAAAAAT
This sequence is a window from Flavobacteriales bacterium TMED191. Protein-coding genes within it:
- the rlmN gene encoding 23S rRNA (adenine(2503)-C(2))-methyltransferase RlmN, which codes for MKQLIKDIRILNSSKIKDFFDLHKKPRFRANQVYEWLWKYRVLNFNLMTNLSLDDRELLSKNFCIKSLTLHSHKISRDGTIKFLFQLENNKIVEGVLIPQGDRYTACISSQAGCSLACEFCATGKLKLYRNLSPGEIYDQVFLINEFALKKYKKRITNIVYMGMGEPFLNSTNVLHSINHITSKQGLNISSKRITVSTAGIVKIIKKVADLNPQFNLAISLHSANDKKRTSIMEINKSNNLQDLAIAINYFYTKTKIKPTYEYILLKGVNDSIEDANALIAFCKKTPSKVNLIEYNKVPNLPYEKSSISSTKIFMDLLEKNKILVKLRRSRGEDIGAACGQLATQNKT